Below is a genomic region from Persicimonas caeni.
ATATCGCTCGACTTCGATTTCTTGCTGCGCGAGCGAGCCTTGCGCGTCGGAGCTTTCGGGGCTCTCGCTTTGGCGCGCTTTTTCGACTCGACCTGCCGGTTGGCCTGTTGCTGGGCCTCTTGCTTAGTGTCCTTCGTGTCGAGTTGGGCGAGTTCGCCAATCTTTGCCTTCTCGGCCGGTTCTGCTTCGGGTTCTGCTTCCGCGGCTTCCTCGGCGACTTCCTCTGGCTCTGCCGGTGCCTGACCGAATTCGTCCGCCGGGGACTCGGTCGGCTTGGGCGAAGGCTCCATCTTGGCGAGTTCTTCGGTCTCTTCGCCGCCGAACGTAACTTCGCTGTGCACGGCCTCTTCGGCCGCCTGGAAGGCGCGCTGCTCCGACTTGCTCCCCAGCTTGACGAAGATGAAGCCGCCGACGAGCACCACTGCTGCGGCCATGGCCAACTGTGCCACGCCGCTGGAGTTGAGTCGGCTCCACAGGCTCTTCTCTCGAGGCGCGGCCGTGTTGGGCGACCGCTCGGTGACCTGTGCCTGGCGCGACGCCTTCTTGGCGGTGTGCTCGCGCGCTGCGGCCATGATCGAGTCGTGCACGGAGGTCGGCACATCCTCTTCGAGGTCGACGTCGCGAATCTTCGACAGCATCGACTCGAAGCTCTCGAGCTCCTGCCGGGCCTCGTCGGACTGGTCGACCGCACGGCGAACCTCGTCGCGCGCTTCGGCGTCGAGCTCGTCGTCGTAGAGCAGGTCGAGAATTTTGGATTGTGGCTTATCGGAAGCCATCGTCTTGTCCTTCTTGAGGCGCCAAGGGCACCAGTATCACTTCATATGCTGCAAACGTGCGTGACCACAAATGGATCTGTTTTAGTTTAAACGACTCTGTCGCCGTCACTCTTCCGGCACGGCGATCTCCTGTCTCTCCTCGCGGTCGAAGCTATGGTCGATATAGTCGGCCAGGTGGCCGCGAAGCGCCTGCAGGGCGTATCTCATGCGGCTTTTGACCGTGGGCACCTTCACGCCCACCGCCTCGGCGATCTCGCGGTATTTGAGCCCGGAGAATTCGCGCAGCATAAAGACCTCGCGCTGTTCGTCGGGTAATTCGTCGAGGGCGGCCATAAGCTTTTCGCGAAACGCGCTGCGGTCGTACTCGACCGGCGCAGCCGATGCGCCGCCGTCGGCCAGACGCTCGCCCAGAGATTGGCCGTCGGGATCGGAGCCGCGCGGCTGATCCAGGGAAATCTCGGTCGCCCGGCTCCTCTTGCGCGCCTTATCGATGCACAGGTTGCGCGCGATCGTATAGACCCACGTGGTGAACTTGGCGGTGGGCTTGTAGTTGTCGGAGTATTTGATGACCCGCAGGAAGACCTCCTGCAGGATCTCTTCGGCGCGGTCGCGGTTGCCGCAGCTTCGCAAGATAAAGTGAAAGAGCGGCTTTTCGTGGCGGCTGACGATCACCTCGAACGCGCCGACATTTCCGTCGGCATAGCTCAGCATCAGGTCCTCGTCGGACATCTCGTCGAGGGGTTTCTCCTCGTCCGACTTACCCTTGCCGAGCAAGTTCTTGGCGATCGCCAGCAGCATGCAGACTCGCTAGCCTGTGAGTTGGGACGTCGAGTGAGTGGGGACGTCGGGGGCCGACTCAGGACTTCGACAGCTCTTCGAGCACCTCAGAGGCCAGGTCGCCGACGGTCTTCTTCTCGCCCCAGCCCGGAAGGCCCTGGCGGTCGGAGGTCAGCGCCGAAATCTGGTCTTTGAGGTCATCGGCCTTGAAGATGCGCGCGCACTGCAGCGCGAGCATGCGCGCCGGCCAGCGCGAGCTGTTCAGGCCGCGGGTGAGCTGGTCGGAGACCGACTCGACTTTCTCATCCTTCATCTCGCCGTGGTACATCTTGCAGAAGTACTGGGTGTTCTCCACGAGATCTTTGCTGTCGGCGGTCGGATAGCTGTCCATCTCGACCGGCAGGCCGGCTGCTACGTAGGTGAATGCCGGCTTGCCCATGACCTCGACCAGGCGGGTGGCCGACACCCAGCGAAGCAGGCCGCTTCTGTTCTTGACCAGGTCGCTAAAGAAGGGCGCGGCCTTCTCGCCTTCGATGCGCACGAGCGCGTCCATCGAGGCGTCGACGAGTTCGTTGGGCGAGTTCGGGTCGGTGATCGCCTTTTTGAAGTAGGGGCTGAGCTCTTCGTGCTCGAGCGAGAGCAGGGCGATCTGCAGCGACTTGCCCAGCTCGGGGTGCTCCTCTTCGGCGCGCTTGCGCAGCACCTTGGCGGCCGCCTGCTTGGTCTTGTCGTCGCCGTGCTTGTTGATCATGGTGACCACGGTCGACGGCTGGACGGCCTCCTCGAGCCACTTGATCAGGCTCTCGGTGCCCGACTCGCCGGCGCGCGGGGCGATCTGGCCCAGCGTGGTGCTGCCGAGCTGGTTGCGGAGCTGCCAGTCGGTCGACATCCACTCGCCGATGATCGACTCGAGCTTCTTCTGGGACTCGCCTTTGGCGAAGGGATGCAAAAAGTAGGCGGCGTCCTTGGCCTCGACCGACTCGGAGGCGCCGGCCGCGATGCGTCCACCCTTCTCTTTGACGTCGCCGGACAGCTTGGGCATGTCCTGCTTTTCCCACTTCGACACCACGATGGGCACGGCCGCCTCGACCATCTCGGCGCGAAGCTTCTCGTCCTCGACCCCCTCGAGCGTGGGCGGAAGCGCGTTGCCTTCGCCCTCTTCGACCAGGATCTCGAACGCGCGGACGCGCACCGGACGCGGCTCCTCGCCGCTCTGCGCCCACTCCTGCATCTTCTCCATGCCGCCTTTGGCGGTGCGCCACTCTTCGAGGTCGGCAGGCTTTCGCTCGCAGCCGAAGCTGGTGGCGACGAGCAATAGCGTCACGATAAGTACGGCAAGGTGCTTGAGTCGTTTCAT
It encodes:
- a CDS encoding RNA polymerase sigma factor: MLLAIAKNLLGKGKSDEEKPLDEMSDEDLMLSYADGNVGAFEVIVSRHEKPLFHFILRSCGNRDRAEEILQEVFLRVIKYSDNYKPTAKFTTWVYTIARNLCIDKARKRSRATEISLDQPRGSDPDGQSLGERLADGGASAAPVEYDRSAFREKLMAALDELPDEQREVFMLREFSGLKYREIAEAVGVKVPTVKSRMRYALQALRGHLADYIDHSFDREERQEIAVPEE